In Sphaeramia orbicularis chromosome 5, fSphaOr1.1, whole genome shotgun sequence, the genomic stretch gaGGAAAGAGGactgaaaacaagtgaaatatctgtccaagCAGCAAGAGAATTTCATTGGACAAGGTTTCTTAAATTCAGATTATTTCATGTAGAAATAAtcctgtctacagatgtatgaacattgaaaataagaaattaactcttaaaacaagataaattaaacacttctaaatctaagttatttttttgtcttcataagaaccaaataatttgcagtgaacaCATTTTAAAGACATAATAAATCCATGTTTCAGTTTATTATGAGTGTCTGGACTTCATTAACTGGTAGCCTGATaaacaacactgaaaaacaaataagaaaattaaactcattattgggttcaaatgtcttatttcaagtccAATTATGCGCCAGTGCAGGAAGaaaagttttattaaaataagaaaatattatctaaggattgtAGAATGATTCAATACTTATTTTTagcagaatttacttttttgaaGTCTCatggtaagattttttttattaacctatggtatctatctatctatatagatatatatggtCTTATGAAAACATAATTACTCAAAAGTTATGTATTTACAGGCAAAACTGCATAAAGCCAGTCCAAATGTGTTGAGGGTAAACAgctcctgtgtcctccatactaatggagctggttttattataaatattgcttaaattagttgtaatatctcagtggaGTAGAACAAGATGAACATTCCTGGAATAAgttaaataatctgaacaagattaagtctgaataagtaaataaatctaaaaaataatctttcaaataaatataccaaattcaaGTCATTTTATTTAAGTCAgacactcattttttgcagtgtggtgcaAACATGGGGCCAAAGTTATAGCTATCGTTTACATTTAAGTCCATCATGGAActgttttttaatcatatttttatgGGACTAAACATACATGAAAACTGAAACttgaccaggtccaggtctgctcTACAACGTCTTCATGGACACTTTCCTTAAGTAATAACACCAAACACTATTTAACGGTGAAAACACCCTGATCTCCCCCTGGTGGTGATACCATGTAGGCCATGACCACTGCCCTCTACTGGACATAGACCAGAATTAAAACTCAAAGCACACATCAGATACATTTTTGCCTAAggttaattctgactttttatgtAGCTTTGTGTCCAactcattctgttttttttatttgagtgacAGCTGTGATGACCAATAGGGGACCAGCATCTGCAGCTTGGAACCAGTCATGCATCCAACTGCTGCATCTCAGCCGTGTGTCTAATTTATGTCACACATGGTTCCTTTCACTGAGGGATTTTGGCCTCAGTTTGACACAGTGGAAGAAAATGGGATTGGAGGTTCCATGTTTATTTACAGTTTGTGGCTGAAACACTGCCTGTAGTAGCAACAGGTAACAGGAACTGATGAGGAGACCCAATGATTCCTCAGTCTCacccataaaaaacaaacaaaaaaaatgttattttagatggaaaacagtaGCTCCTCCTCCTAATAACATCATACAAATATGTGTTGTATATTCAACCCAAACAGCCAGTGTGTGCTCAGACAAATTCTGCTCATGGACAAATTTAATtttataattcattcattttctgaacccactttatcctcactggggtcatgggggcggagcctatcccagctacttatgggtgaaggtggggttcaccctgaacatacagagacaaacaaccactgtcacattcacacctatgggtgatttagattaacccactaacctatcagtgcatgtgtttggatggtgggaggagccagagtacccggagagaacccacacagagaacatgcaaactccacacagaaaggacccaccCCCATCGAACCTcagaccttctgtctgtgaggcatgagtgctatctactgcaccaccgtgttgccctaataattttataattattattacctctgccaaggaggttatgtttttgctggcattggtttgtctgtctgtctgtccgtgcgcaagataactcaaaaagttagggatggatttggatgaaaatttcaggaaatgttgatactggcacaaggaacaaatgattaaattttggtggtgatcggggggggcactgatctgccttggggaaggtctgctctctccgagtgcttttctagttctttatttaactgggaaaaaaataacttgagattaaaaatctcttttccaaacGTTTCTTGGTCAAGACTGAAGCAGCAGAAGTACCAAAGAGTCGAAATATCAGCCAAACATTCACACTAAAGCCATACGTAACAcaccaaaataaaaatgtacataggTTATAGAACATCAGCAGGAATTTAAAATGTACTAAAGTGAATATACTAgtaaatatactaaagtatacagcAGTGGTCCTTAATGGGGGCAGCCATGACCTAaatggctggagagtcagcttgtgaccgaagggctgccagtttgattccctggactggcggagagttgttagctgatgtgcccttgagcaaggcacttaaccccccccccccccatttgcttCCCGGGCGCCTGACATGGCAAGCCCtctgctcctagcatgcagtgtgtgtgtgtgatgcatgatctaatgATGGGTTAAagggcagaagacaaatttcggtgtgtcgtgcatgtttacgtgtgtgacaaactactgcTCACAatataaagattctattctattaaatcaGCGTCTGACTTTGGTACcagatgtttgttcaaatgtgtcaaaccccagtgatagccctaaccttaacccaaaccctaaccctgaccctaaccccagtcATGTCCTAATTCTCTCAAATCCATTAGTCcgtctgtgcttatgcacctgaatcacttccctcccCACCACCTttgtagatgactccatcataaacacagtccacttgtttacagaacaaacccaaatgtcactctggcctttttggaaattttgtcgcaaagtgcattatgggaatggTAACCAAGtgaaagtggtttctcacagattcaggtAGAAATCGATCCAGACATCTCCTACATAAACTCCTCCAGTCCATCAGGGTTGTTTTACAGACTGAGTCtagtcagtggatggaggtaaacGACACATTTGGCTTCAACACTCACCAACAGACAAATTGATGCTGCACGGAACTCACATCCCCCAATGCACTGAGCCACAAAATTTACGAAAAGGCCAGAGAgacggaaagactaacggattagagataattaggatgggactagagctgcacaatatactgtttgagcatcgacatcgcgatgtacgtgtgcgcaatagtcatatCACAGGCCCTGTAAtataggaggtaaatgaactcaacatgttctcatctaagttcaactTGAGAACCtggcacacactgcacacagccatccaccaatcacaatcgttctgattcagtttggagtgagtcgctggtaacaacgttGAAAAAATGagtaacgaacaagagaaaatcactgtaaacgaagacttggtgccaaaaagaaaagcaacgtcagttatctggaattattttagctacaagaaggatgaaactgaaacacatgttctgtgtcgacacaaccagaggaaacacaactaatttgtttgaccattttacgtcggcaccacacagataCTACATCctcttgagtattttttcatatcgcaatatatattgcagagttaaaaaaaatcgctatgtcagttttttccaatatcgtgcagccctagataTCActgaggttggacacatttgaacaaacatccAGGACCAAAGGCAGACACTGATTTGTGGGTGGCCAATACGAGGTAGAACAGGTCATttagtaaccgaagggttggccgttcgaatcccgctctgtcctagtcatgtgctgttgtgtctttgggcaagacacctcaccctccttgcctccagggctgctactcacactggtgtatgaatgtgtatgaatgttcagtggcgGTGGGAGGGGtcactgtggatacagatgtagtttaccaccaccagagtgagaatgtgtgagtgaatgaataatggatccactggacgcactttgagtatgcattcatagaaaagcgctacagaaatctaatcgtttattattatttaaaagtatCTTAGAGCAGAAGCCTTTTCAGTCAATTTGAAAAACATCTGCAGATTGATCCttctcccattcatttaaaataactTTGTGTACTTCCAGAGCAGCTCCTCCAGTTGTTCTTTTCTATTCCACTGATGTTTCAGTTTAAAGACACAGTTCACTTCAGTTTTATATCCATGTTAAAGTTCCTCTCTCTTTCTTCCCAGGCTACATCCACGATTACATCATCCCCTCAGTGTTGCAAAGAACAAAAGAGCCAGGTCATGATGAAACCAGGCTCTCCTCTGAGCCCCTGTACTCCCCTGGAGGCAGCGGAGGGGAGGAGTTCTCTGACCACGACATGGAGCATCCGGACAGCCCGGTGTCCAGCGCCACAGTGGACTCGGACAGCGGCCCGGAGTCGGAGGTGTGTGGCATCAACGCTTTCCTCATCTCCGACGGCCGCTCCCGCCGGAGGCCCAGCCAGCGGTGTCCACGAAAGGGTGGCAGCCAGGCCGACGAGGGCGACGCCACCTGCGCCCTGGTCAAAGGCCAATCCAAAGGCCGCCACATGTGCAGCGAGTGCGGCAAGTCTTACGCCACGTCGTCCAACCTGAGCAGACACAAGCAGACGCACCGCAGCCTGGACAGCCAGCAGGCCCGCAAGTGTCCCACCTGCCACAAGGTGTACGTGTCCATGCCGGCCCTGGCCATGCACATGCTGACCCACGACCTGAAGCACGAGTGCAACGTGTGCGGCAAGGCCTTCAGCCGGCCCTGGCTCCTGCAGGGTCACATGAGGTCCCACACCGGGGAGAAGCCATTCGCCTGCGCCCACTGCGGCAAAGCCTTCGCCGACCGCTCCAACCTGCGTGCCCACATGCAGACGCACTCCGCCTTCAAGCACTACACCTGCAAACGCTGCCACAAGAGCTTCGCCCTCAAGTCCTACCTGAACAAGCACTACGAGTCCGCCTGCTTCAAGGGCCACCAGACGGAGGAGGACTGCAGCTCCGAGGACTGAGCGGGACCCGTTCACTTCTATTTCTACGCTTTTTAAACAGCCGATCGAACAGAGACTCAAAGGCTCCTCCTGCATGCATCCTCTTTTGATATAAGCAATAACCTCAATTCAAGTATTCAGGAATTATGTATGAAACCCATCAAAATCTCAGTGTTGATCACAAACAGAAAatgatttatattgtttttttataaatTGAATTGCAATAATTTACATGTCTGTATTATTTTATAAGCCGACCAGCTCTTTATTTACCTCAGACATTTCTTTAACtattgtatttgtctatttaataaTTTATTCAACTATTTATTTGCCAATTTTtgaagattatttatttattattggttGATGTACTTATAATGGATTTAATAAAGCCATGAATTGGAATTGTTGTAAACAAAAGCCAAACTATATTCTGATACACTTTATTTCTCTGTCTGATCAATTTGGTGATGacaataaaaatgatgaaaataaaaattcccTTTTTGATGAAATAACTGTACCAAACAAACAGAAACCAAGACTAGGAGCAGTGGTTGAGAACTCTGCAGCTGGATATAACCTAAAACTCCAGTGCTTAAAATGGAAGTTGCATATCTCCGTTGGTGCTGCTCCAAGGGAAACCTGAAGAATGCGGGTCTAAACTTTTAAAAGGAGATGGAGTTGAGGTTAAACCAGTTCTGTTCAGCTCTTTTTGTCTGAGCACCtattgaaaaaaaagaagaaaaacccaAACCAAGGTTGCAATTCCAACACCGAAACATGTAAATTTGCATGAAATGCAATGCAAACTTCATCTATCTTGctcatttgttgtatttttattttatttatttattttttacgtaTTTGTTGGTAAAAGTGCCTGAGGTCCATCTCTGACCAGTCACAGGTTTTCTTCCTCTGCTGCAGTACCTCCCCTGACCAGCAGAGGGAGCGCACACACAGAACAGTGCACCACCAGGACCTGACCTCTCCATCGGTGGAATGTTCAACAGTGCACCCTTTCAGATCAGTGTCAGTCCAACCCTCTACATTCAGAACCTAAAACCCTCCAGGACAGGACAGCAGGCAGAGGAGCGTCCTGAAGCCCGTGCCCCTCCTGTCACGTCTGAACAGTCCGTCTGAGCAGACCCCGGCCCATCACAGCACAGCCCGACCACAGGATGTGCACTGGGTCAGGTGTCATGAGAACTCCGCTGCTGGTCCAGACCAGACAGGGCTGACCCCTCATCAGTGGGCCCTGGCCACCGACCCCCCACGGGAAATGCAAGAATGTGTCTCCATAGACCACAGACCGGAGCAGGGCTATTTTCAGACACAATGGTCACCATTGAAAACACATATTCATGTCTGTACATATATGCACatgtgcatgtacacacacacacacacacacacagacacatataagCATGTGGTTGTTGGTGGACATGATACTGTGGTTAACGAAGCACAGACACGGTTCCAATGGGAGAAAACCAATGTAAAGCAGATGACAAACACAGTGTTTCACACGTCACATGAAGTAACAGTTAAGTGGAGCTGAGTTCAGTGTAAAAGCTGCAGACACAGATGTTTACTGTTCAGTGTCCTCCTGGAACACCTCCACCAGTCCAACCTGACCCTGCACTGAaaacacacctgacacacacaacacagatacTCTGTAAGACAATTAAACTGTCTTtaatcaaagataaaaaaaaaaatcccttaaaACTAGAATAAGTTGAACCACTGACAGAACACACTGGTTCTGAAAActagaaaatctgaaaaaaatttaacaagTTCAAGTGCAAAAAAAGTCAGACTCTTCAAAACACTGATGGAGTTCAGATCAGCTAAACAAAGACCAAGACTGGACTAAGACCGGACTAAGACCAGACCAGATACTCAGGAGCTTTATGTCCTGCCCGTTCCATCATTATTTATCATGTGTGAAATTCTACCTGGTACAACAATGTGTCTGAGAAAAACATCCCAGATAGGACAACAGGACAAGTGAACAACAAGACAACAGGACAACAGGTGCATTGGACATGTTGAACTAGGTCTAACCAAAAAGGAAAAGCTTTCACACACTGTCTGACTTTTCTTAACTTCAGTGTTTTGAACTTCCAGACCTTCATCAGACATGAACGCAAAGTgagcatcagttttttttttatttataaccaCATGTCCTTTCTCTGTGCTGGTAATACTAGTGCTAATATGTGCcaggggttaggggtagggttaggggtggCCCCGGACATAAGAACAATCATGAACTTTGGCTTTTTTAATTCCAGGCTTTAAACTTATTTATTCAAACTGGGTTTTAAAATTTAGTAATGCTGTGACACATGACTTatatttgtttttgatgtgtttgtttattattgttttagattgtttttattattgattattattgatttgTATATGCTTTGATTTTATTGGA encodes the following:
- the LOC115419163 gene encoding transcriptional repressor scratch 1-like, which translates into the protein MPRSFLVKQPKVHDFSSSNYYQQHWDDSYTVTHAITESATNLAVRLSENGYIHDYIIPSVLQRTKEPGHDETRLSSEPLYSPGGSGGEEFSDHDMEHPDSPVSSATVDSDSGPESEVCGINAFLISDGRSRRRPSQRCPRKGGSQADEGDATCALVKGQSKGRHMCSECGKSYATSSNLSRHKQTHRSLDSQQARKCPTCHKVYVSMPALAMHMLTHDLKHECNVCGKAFSRPWLLQGHMRSHTGEKPFACAHCGKAFADRSNLRAHMQTHSAFKHYTCKRCHKSFALKSYLNKHYESACFKGHQTEEDCSSED